The Rhipicephalus sanguineus isolate Rsan-2018 chromosome 4, BIME_Rsan_1.4, whole genome shotgun sequence DNA window AGCTCAATCTTGTATTCACGTGGGGCGCATCCTGTTCCATGGAAAAGACGTGGGAACTCCTTGGTAATTTCTTCGGTGTCGTTCGTCGTCACGCTGTCAACAGCCCGCCGTACGAGTCCAAGCTTCTCGCTGGTATCCAAGCCTAAGATCGTGCTGTGGTCCTTCTTTACAACAAAAAATTCTGCGCACGCCTTACGGTCACCAATCTCGATGAGCGCTGAAAACTTGCCGATGTGCTTGATCATGTTGCCACCGTAGGATCTCAAAACAGTGCTACTGGGCATCAGGGTTGTCATCTTGAGCTTGCGAAACATTGAAAGCGGCAAAACGTTTGCCTGCGATCCTGTGTCCACCTTAAAGGTGACGTACTTGCCGTCAATGCAGGCGTTCACACGCCAGTCTCGTTCTCtgcttgcgctgctgctggcgacATTCAGTACTTCGAAGTTGTCG harbors:
- the LOC125758160 gene encoding uncharacterized protein LOC125758160, producing the protein MFRKLKMTTLMPSSTVLRSYGGNMIKHIGKFSALIEIGDRKACAEFFVVKKDHSTILGLDTSEKLGLVRRAVDSVTTNDTEEITKEFPRLFHGTGCAPREYKIELHRDAVPVVQPARRVPLSLREPLRTELDRMEKEGIIQKVSSPTDWMALADMLSRSPVPGLKAAACTSDVEIHAVTVVSALGESC